From a single Corynebacterium kroppenstedtii DSM 44385 genomic region:
- a CDS encoding DMT family transporter: protein MAWIILIVSGLFETTWAVALHESQGFSRLVPSVIFVIAAALSMVGLSLAMRDVPVGTAYAVWVSIGAVGTVVWGMATGQEAVSLLKIMFLCMIIGGVAGLKATG from the coding sequence ATGGCGTGGATCATCCTGATTGTCTCTGGCCTATTCGAGACCACCTGGGCCGTAGCGCTCCACGAGTCACAGGGCTTCTCCCGGCTCGTGCCCTCCGTCATTTTCGTCATCGCCGCCGCACTCAGCATGGTGGGACTGTCGCTGGCAATGCGCGATGTCCCCGTCGGCACGGCCTATGCCGTGTGGGTATCCATTGGGGCCGTCGGCACCGTCGTATGGGGAATGGCCACGGGGCAAGAGGCCGTCTCCCTGCTCAAGATCATGTTCCTATGCATGATCATCGGCGGTGTGGCAGGACTTAAAGCGACGGGTTAG
- a CDS encoding formate--tetrahydrofolate ligase, which translates to MAVGILGTVSAPEQKPSNPSSSGHENSQPSDVSIAQAHHLEPIADVARRTGIPEEATVPYGTTKAKVTVGKLAQSATKGKVVLVTGMSPTPAGEGKSTVLIGLVDGLASAGVKAMAALREPSLGPVLGMKGGAAGGGYSQVVPMEDINLHFTGDLHAITSANNALAALIDNHVQQGNSLNLDPRKIVWRRCLDVNDRVLRNIITGLGGKGGGVPREAGFDITAASEVMAVLCLARDLADLRERLGRMLIGYTRDNDPVFVHDLGVEGSLVALLRDALSPNLVQTLGGAPALIHGGPFANIAHGCNSVIATNAARELADVVVTEAGFGADLGAEKFTDIASVAGDFAADVAVIVVTARSLKYNGGVARGGLNEENVEAVRSGLANVERHCASLRRLGMQPIVAVNKFLTDTDAELAVIKEWAADHGLRVAVANVWGEGGAGAADLVAQVREALADEPVRTGTGQSGAARTRIYDPQDGVKASIATIAHDIYGAEQVEYSQQAGKDLAQLKRHGWDTLPVCISKTPYSFSDDPSALGAPKNHTLHVQRLIPKLGPGFVVALTGTVFTMPGLPKHPAAMEIDVTDDGTITGLF; encoded by the coding sequence ATGGCCGTAGGTATTCTGGGAACCGTGTCTGCACCTGAACAAAAACCCTCGAATCCGTCCTCGTCTGGTCATGAAAACAGCCAGCCTTCCGACGTGTCCATCGCTCAAGCTCATCACTTAGAACCTATTGCCGACGTCGCTCGGCGTACCGGCATCCCCGAAGAAGCTACGGTGCCCTATGGAACGACAAAGGCCAAGGTGACCGTCGGAAAGTTAGCACAGAGTGCAACGAAGGGGAAGGTTGTCCTGGTGACGGGCATGTCTCCGACGCCCGCGGGGGAGGGCAAATCAACTGTCCTCATCGGTCTGGTCGACGGGTTGGCGTCGGCCGGTGTGAAAGCGATGGCTGCTTTGCGGGAGCCGTCGTTGGGGCCAGTGCTGGGTATGAAAGGTGGCGCTGCGGGTGGGGGATACTCGCAGGTCGTCCCCATGGAGGACATCAACCTGCATTTCACGGGGGATCTGCACGCGATCACGTCGGCTAATAATGCGTTGGCCGCGCTGATCGATAATCACGTCCAGCAGGGGAACTCGCTGAATCTTGACCCACGAAAGATCGTGTGGCGACGGTGCCTGGACGTGAACGATCGTGTCCTGCGGAACATCATCACTGGGTTGGGTGGCAAAGGTGGCGGCGTGCCACGCGAAGCCGGGTTTGATATCACCGCGGCCAGCGAAGTGATGGCGGTTCTGTGCTTAGCGCGGGATCTCGCCGATTTGAGGGAGCGGCTTGGCCGTATGCTCATCGGCTATACGCGCGATAATGATCCGGTCTTCGTGCATGACTTGGGTGTGGAGGGGTCGCTTGTCGCGCTCTTGCGCGATGCGTTGTCGCCGAACCTTGTCCAGACATTAGGCGGAGCGCCGGCGTTGATCCACGGTGGGCCATTCGCGAATATTGCGCATGGTTGCAATAGCGTTATCGCGACCAACGCAGCACGTGAATTGGCTGATGTTGTGGTGACAGAGGCCGGTTTCGGCGCGGATTTGGGTGCGGAAAAATTCACGGATATTGCCTCGGTGGCCGGCGATTTTGCCGCAGACGTGGCCGTCATTGTGGTGACTGCGCGGTCGCTGAAATACAACGGCGGTGTGGCACGCGGCGGCCTCAACGAGGAGAACGTGGAGGCCGTGCGGTCCGGCTTGGCCAACGTGGAACGTCATTGTGCATCTTTACGGAGGTTAGGAATGCAGCCGATTGTGGCCGTCAATAAGTTCCTTACTGATACCGATGCGGAACTCGCGGTTATCAAGGAGTGGGCGGCCGACCACGGACTCCGCGTTGCAGTAGCGAATGTGTGGGGCGAAGGCGGTGCAGGGGCCGCTGACTTGGTGGCCCAGGTTCGTGAAGCGTTAGCGGACGAGCCGGTGCGGACCGGCACTGGCCAATCGGGTGCAGCGCGGACGCGTATTTATGACCCGCAGGACGGTGTCAAGGCAAGCATCGCAACCATTGCGCACGACATTTACGGCGCTGAGCAGGTGGAATATTCCCAGCAAGCCGGTAAAGACCTGGCTCAGCTGAAGCGCCACGGGTGGGACACGTTGCCGGTGTGTATTTCCAAGACCCCGTATTCGTTTTCTGACGATCCGTCAGCGCTCGGAGCGCCGAAGAATCACACCCTGCATGTTCAACGGCTGATCCCCAAGCTCGGCCCTGGATTCGTCGTGGCTCTCACCGGAACAGTTTTCACGATGCCGGGGCTGCCGAAACACCCGGCTGCGATGGAGATCGATGTCACCGACGACGGAACCATCACAGGGCTGTTTTAG
- a CDS encoding HAD hydrolase-like protein: MTLLVCDIAGTTIDEGGVVYRQLRESVEKQGITVTPDQVNQVKGTEKRSAIITLLSSGGFTPSEETINTAYNDFLEGLQTEYTNNPPTPIPGVEKLLREFQRKGGKVALTTGFQRSIAEIVLSAAGWGAHALSMAPDETTVSSRLIDDADNAPFSVDALVTSDTVRAGRPAPYLIHHAMELTGVTNVAEVISAGDTTADLDAATNAGVRGVGVLTGSLSRDVLEARPHTIVLESLADLGSSESLSALNAAGEAVTELNG, from the coding sequence ATGACGCTCCTTGTATGCGATATTGCTGGCACCACCATCGACGAAGGCGGAGTCGTGTACCGCCAATTGCGCGAAAGCGTGGAGAAACAGGGCATCACTGTCACGCCTGATCAAGTTAACCAGGTCAAGGGCACTGAGAAGCGCAGCGCGATTATCACGCTGCTGAGCTCTGGCGGTTTTACCCCGTCGGAAGAGACCATCAACACTGCATACAACGATTTCCTCGAAGGGCTGCAGACCGAATACACCAACAACCCTCCGACGCCTATCCCGGGGGTTGAAAAGCTTCTACGCGAGTTCCAGCGCAAGGGCGGAAAAGTTGCGCTGACCACCGGCTTTCAGCGGTCGATTGCCGAGATCGTCCTCTCCGCGGCTGGGTGGGGTGCCCATGCTCTGTCTATGGCCCCGGATGAAACCACCGTTTCGTCCCGACTTATCGACGACGCGGACAACGCTCCATTTTCCGTCGACGCGCTGGTAACAAGTGACACCGTACGGGCGGGGCGACCCGCGCCGTACCTCATTCATCACGCCATGGAACTCACCGGCGTGACGAACGTCGCTGAGGTGATTTCTGCGGGCGACACCACCGCTGATCTTGACGCCGCCACCAACGCGGGTGTGCGCGGAGTCGGTGTTCTCACGGGGTCATTATCACGTGATGTTTTGGAGGCCCGGCCGCACACCATCGTGCTGGAATCACTGGCTGACCTGGGCTCATCGGAATCGCTGTCGGCTCTCAATGCTGCGGGCGAAGCCGTGACCGAACTCAATGGCTAA
- a CDS encoding TIGR03364 family FAD-dependent oxidoreductase has protein sequence MFRSAEETQSHGNGVGNKTDLIIAGGGIVGLATAWRAHHQGRRVHVIDRASRPVGASIQNFGHACFTAQADAIQDVAADSRDGWKAAAAETGLWAAQPGTVVPAVSETEMTVLRQFHDHRGSEQVTLLSADDTCERLGLTGSENSGTGDIIGGALLPLDMRVNPREAAPRLAEWLAANGVEFSWNTAVHHVGDGQVDTSRGTLSADEVVVCPGHHVGNIFPDIAERNGLRTCILTMALIDRPDHIPADLAMLTGTSLARYDGVAAMPGVPDLREELLDTKPELVGCIANLMATALPDGAIPGLNSSGSGIFIGDSHDYAQSPEPFIQQSIADLLMDNASAYLGIEHPVVRQRWQGRYADSPDTNLVLERPDDRTTVAVVASGIGMTLSFGIATLITEHRDAPDF, from the coding sequence ATGTTTAGGTCAGCCGAGGAAACACAGTCTCACGGGAACGGAGTGGGGAATAAAACCGATCTTATTATCGCGGGCGGAGGCATCGTAGGCCTAGCTACTGCGTGGCGCGCTCACCACCAGGGCCGACGAGTTCACGTTATTGATCGCGCTAGTCGCCCGGTTGGCGCATCTATCCAAAACTTCGGCCACGCGTGCTTTACTGCCCAAGCCGACGCTATTCAGGATGTCGCGGCAGACTCCCGTGATGGATGGAAAGCAGCCGCCGCTGAAACTGGCTTGTGGGCAGCGCAACCCGGCACAGTCGTACCCGCTGTGAGCGAGACCGAGATGACCGTGCTCCGCCAGTTCCACGACCACCGCGGTTCTGAGCAGGTCACCCTCTTGAGCGCGGATGACACGTGTGAACGGCTGGGCCTCACGGGCTCCGAAAACAGCGGCACTGGCGACATCATCGGTGGGGCACTTTTACCTCTTGATATGAGAGTCAACCCTCGGGAAGCCGCGCCGCGCCTGGCAGAATGGCTCGCCGCGAATGGCGTCGAATTTAGCTGGAACACGGCCGTTCACCACGTGGGGGACGGCCAGGTTGATACCTCCCGAGGCACGTTGTCCGCCGACGAAGTCGTTGTTTGCCCCGGGCACCATGTCGGGAATATTTTCCCCGATATTGCGGAGCGTAATGGGCTGAGAACCTGCATCCTGACCATGGCGTTGATTGACCGCCCCGACCATATTCCCGCAGACCTCGCGATGCTGACGGGGACGTCGCTCGCCCGCTATGACGGCGTTGCCGCGATGCCCGGTGTGCCGGATCTGCGTGAAGAATTATTAGACACAAAGCCCGAATTAGTGGGATGTATTGCCAACCTTATGGCTACTGCTTTGCCGGACGGCGCAATTCCTGGTCTCAACTCCAGTGGTAGCGGAATATTTATCGGCGATTCCCACGATTACGCGCAATCACCAGAACCATTTATTCAGCAGAGCATTGCAGATCTGCTTATGGACAATGCGTCTGCATATCTCGGCATCGAGCATCCCGTGGTGCGTCAGCGCTGGCAGGGCCGATACGCGGACAGCCCAGACACCAACCTTGTTCTCGAACGGCCGGATGATCGCACCACCGTGGCCGTCGTCGCTTCTGGAATTGGGATGACGCTGTCGTTCGGGATCGCAACCCTGATTACTGAACACCGCGATGCACCTGACTTCTAG
- a CDS encoding DUF402 domain-containing protein: MQSPTNQPHHGATHAPKHETFDIDSKTNIDPKGFTRNVDKYVETSFGLYMARGADHPRFGYIEAWLLREPDIRITKFHFRPETKATEPLTGRQEFYIDIAHNARDSERPRWTTTDYYADIVLYNRDPGADGRYSMEVLDLDELEDAYTQGFITAAELAHALSVTATVVDGLTTYGDIDSWLEKFNIALTWENPDDISLTPAP; the protein is encoded by the coding sequence ATGCAATCCCCAACGAATCAGCCCCATCACGGAGCTACCCACGCGCCTAAACACGAAACATTCGATATCGACAGTAAGACAAATATTGACCCTAAAGGCTTTACGCGCAACGTCGATAAGTATGTCGAAACATCATTCGGTCTTTACATGGCCAGAGGAGCCGACCATCCACGGTTCGGATATATCGAAGCCTGGCTATTGCGCGAACCGGATATCCGAATTACCAAATTCCACTTTCGGCCAGAGACGAAAGCAACCGAGCCACTCACCGGCAGGCAAGAGTTTTATATCGACATCGCACACAATGCGCGTGATAGCGAGCGCCCGAGGTGGACGACCACCGACTACTACGCGGACATCGTTCTCTACAACCGCGACCCAGGCGCGGACGGCCGCTATTCCATGGAAGTCCTCGATTTAGACGAGCTCGAAGACGCCTACACGCAGGGCTTTATCACTGCCGCCGAATTGGCGCATGCTCTCTCCGTGACGGCCACCGTCGTCGACGGGCTGACAACCTACGGGGATATTGACTCCTGGTTAGAGAAATTCAATATCGCCTTGACGTGGGAAAACCCCGACGATATCTCATTGACACCTGCGCCTTAA
- a CDS encoding VWA domain-containing protein — MAHPDSLAHAIDALQVWVQARPSWLLLTGDSVRINESLDVLGELWADTKHGSVIRVSPSMTPADVTQVSTSFNHDRSDVARGDGSALGDDVPERNAPQRDGLVIIHNAHLLEVDTAAAVAQHFSSCHVISAVPDSRQASTLDEVPAVILDHVGPILSAPYATDPDMIATLASRDMPAVASRTTTVDEVRVTDEHGDADGSDVGTKNSDTRKDNVQPVNGDDELSQWVARALMTHLGSQATPGLLLDAIYMAHGARTLGHATEHVHEAIVDMFIRPRLPEDVDDSDFDDHPRDNDENGGDENHDGNSEEENNKLSKNANPAAARPDDADTTSDEEPGADTAPEVSSPSESDSGDTSREERNDPPHNDDASTGAEARNTDPVDKPDDQPLAIPHIPRRGRTSTTVWPGRHGPRGISHRGRVRRVMPARTHDTDLAILPTLAAAAPWQRFRHRHQDDQRRIILTRDDLRTAQRGSAGGELVIIIVDASGSMGRGAIRTAKSTALEVLQSSYRDRSKVCIIVARGHEAAIGLPVTRSLSRARRCLTSLPTGGGTPLASARLRAASIARRFPPELVRVIELSDGRANVGLPHSHGNPADDADRAKYELDAMVSSVTCIPVSSRGRSRRRRRARNRNRRNSTGTMNKPAELTQDGYAIPNESAPSRSYPRA, encoded by the coding sequence ATGGCACATCCTGACTCTTTAGCACATGCCATTGATGCACTACAGGTATGGGTGCAGGCCCGTCCTTCGTGGCTGTTGCTCACAGGCGATTCCGTTCGCATCAACGAATCGTTAGATGTGCTGGGGGAACTTTGGGCGGACACGAAGCATGGATCAGTGATCCGTGTGAGCCCCAGCATGACGCCCGCTGACGTCACACAGGTGAGCACGTCGTTTAATCACGACCGATCCGACGTCGCGCGCGGAGACGGGAGTGCACTCGGGGACGATGTGCCCGAACGCAACGCACCCCAGCGCGATGGGCTCGTCATCATTCACAACGCTCATCTTCTTGAAGTAGATACCGCCGCAGCTGTCGCTCAACACTTTTCGTCATGCCATGTCATTTCTGCCGTGCCCGATTCACGGCAGGCCTCGACGCTCGATGAGGTACCCGCCGTCATTCTCGATCATGTCGGCCCGATCCTTTCGGCTCCCTACGCCACCGACCCTGACATGATTGCCACACTCGCGTCGCGCGACATGCCCGCTGTCGCTTCCCGCACGACCACAGTCGACGAGGTTCGTGTTACCGACGAACATGGTGATGCCGACGGCTCCGACGTCGGCACTAAAAATTCTGACACCAGGAAGGACAACGTTCAGCCTGTCAATGGTGATGATGAGCTCAGCCAATGGGTGGCCAGAGCACTCATGACGCACCTCGGGAGCCAGGCGACGCCAGGATTACTCCTCGACGCCATTTATATGGCCCATGGAGCGCGGACCCTCGGGCACGCCACGGAACACGTACACGAAGCCATCGTCGATATGTTTATCCGGCCTCGACTCCCCGAGGACGTCGACGACTCGGACTTTGACGATCACCCACGAGATAACGACGAGAACGGCGGCGACGAGAACCACGACGGAAACAGCGAAGAAGAGAATAACAAGCTGAGTAAGAACGCGAATCCGGCCGCAGCACGACCGGACGATGCCGACACCACCTCCGATGAGGAGCCTGGCGCGGATACGGCCCCCGAGGTTTCATCGCCATCGGAGAGCGACTCCGGTGACACATCGCGCGAGGAGCGCAACGATCCTCCCCACAATGACGACGCCTCCACGGGAGCGGAAGCCCGAAACACTGACCCCGTCGATAAGCCTGATGACCAGCCCTTAGCCATCCCCCACATCCCTCGACGGGGACGGACGTCAACCACGGTGTGGCCTGGGCGTCATGGGCCTCGTGGGATTTCGCACCGCGGCCGTGTTCGTCGAGTCATGCCAGCACGAACGCATGACACCGATCTCGCGATTCTTCCTACCCTTGCTGCAGCGGCGCCGTGGCAGCGATTCCGGCATCGCCACCAGGACGATCAGCGTCGGATTATCCTGACCCGCGACGACCTCCGTACGGCCCAACGCGGATCGGCCGGCGGCGAACTGGTTATCATCATTGTTGACGCATCCGGATCCATGGGCCGCGGCGCCATCCGCACGGCGAAATCCACCGCCCTGGAAGTGCTGCAATCGAGCTATCGGGACCGCAGCAAAGTCTGCATCATCGTCGCCCGAGGACATGAAGCAGCAATCGGGCTACCCGTCACCCGGAGTCTGTCACGCGCCCGACGGTGCCTCACCTCACTGCCCACCGGTGGTGGCACTCCCCTTGCCTCGGCGAGGCTTCGAGCAGCCAGTATCGCCCGACGGTTTCCGCCCGAATTAGTCCGCGTGATCGAACTATCCGACGGCCGTGCCAACGTCGGCCTCCCCCACTCACACGGCAACCCGGCCGATGACGCCGATCGGGCGAAGTATGAACTCGATGCCATGGTGTCATCAGTGACGTGCATACCTGTTTCCTCGCGGGGCCGGTCTCGACGGCGACGCCGGGCCCGCAACCGCAATCGTCGAAATTCAACCGGCACAATGAACAAACCAGCAGAATTAACTCAGGACGGCTATGCAATCCCCAACGAATCAGCCCCATCACGGAGCTACCCACGCGCCTAA